Proteins from one Fusobacterium periodonticum 1_1_41FAA genomic window:
- the yajC gene encoding preprotein translocase subunit YajC, with protein MQEIFAKYGSTGIFIVLWIGVFYFLLIRPNKKRQKEQQNLLNSLKEGTEVITIGGIKGTIAFVGEDYVELRVDKGVKLTFRKSAIANVINNSNQ; from the coding sequence ATGCAAGAAATATTTGCGAAGTATGGAAGTACAGGGATTTTTATAGTTCTTTGGATTGGGGTATTTTACTTTTTACTTATTAGACCTAATAAGAAAAGACAAAAAGAACAACAAAATCTACTTAACTCTCTAAAAGAAGGAACAGAAGTTATAACTATAGGTGGAATTAAAGGAACAATAGCTTTTGTTGGAGAAGATTATGTTGAACTTAGAGTGGATAAAGGAGTTAAATTAACTTTTAGAAAATCCGCTATTGCTAATGTTATTAACAACAGTAATCAATAA
- the secG gene encoding preprotein translocase subunit SecG → MSTLLNVLLFLSAFILIVLVLIQPDRSHGMTASMGMGASNTIFGINKDGGPLAKATEVVATLFIVCSLLLYLTR, encoded by the coding sequence ATGTCAACTTTATTAAATGTATTATTATTTTTATCAGCATTTATACTAATAGTTTTAGTTTTAATACAACCTGATAGAAGCCATGGTATGACAGCAAGTATGGGAATGGGTGCTTCTAATACAATTTTTGGTATCAATAAAGATGGAGGACCTTTAGCAAAAGCAACTGAAGTTGTTGCAACTTTATTTATAGTTTGTTCTCTATTGCTATACTTAACTCGTTAA